One Malus sylvestris chromosome 14, drMalSylv7.2, whole genome shotgun sequence DNA segment encodes these proteins:
- the LOC126599890 gene encoding F-box/FBD/LRR-repeat protein At3g52680-like isoform X1: MEQKHKILDSSSCEDEGSSLGRKEDRFSGLPDGVAYRILSFLTIKDVTCFSFVSKRCRELYMSTPSLDFEFRTTRTPSGEYKSFREATCEVRLNLMNSLDRFLLQRGDNKIEYFRLVWENHSVVEEDSDDLRDEEPCFCVNERFRIMTWIHNALRCNVEVLDVKSDVDYFEAEPYALFPSCVFLCATLTSLAVEMNHTMVKTPSVAFSSNLVDLKLLNVDIEDEGFFKWISCSCKFIKEIYLCDISITANIIIKSSSLEKFGYVDGGRFTPSHFNISGEKLEIINITWMLNLPGDKSLNIFAPRLKDLCWRGSRVNQGNLGPLECLEKAVICLEPKADDSDKLIKHFYSLRRVERLVLNAATFKALFREGYTHAQFDRLFYLELNLRSFSDDIFPAVVSLLRGLHNLCTLYISCFAVPSSKDPQPNLSGFDKEYWKLQNLDFIDQIKEVTIVLDGSSNGIEFARYILENAKNLEQIHLQHLLDLPDDAIQKLNESDMSRAAVNFEEDYEEDSDEDYEEDSEENFEEDIEED, from the exons ATGGAACAGAAGCATAAGATATTGGATAGTTCAAGTTGTGAGGATGAAGGAAGTAGTCTTGGTCGTAAGGAAGATAGATTCAGTGGTCTCCCCGACGGAGTTGCATATCGCATTCTTTCGTTTCTTACCATAAAGGACGTCACTTGTTTCAGCTTTGTGTCCAAAAGATGTAGAGAACTTTATATGTCAACTCCGTCATTGGATTTTGAATTCAGGACTACAAGAACACCCTCGGGTGAGTATAAGAGTTTCCGCGAGGCCACATGTGAAGTTAGATTGAATTTGATGAACTCATTGGATAGGTTCTTGCTTCAACGCGGGGATAACAAGATAGAGTACTTTCGTCTTGTGTGGGAGAATCACTCTGTAGTCGAAGAAGACAGTGACGACCTAAGGGATGAAGAACCATGCTTCTGTGTTAATGAGCGTTTCCGGATAATGACTTGGATTCATAATGCACTGAGGTGTAATGTTGAAGTTCTTGATGTTAAGAGCGATGTAGATTATTTTGAGGCTGAGCCGTACGCATTGTTTCCTTCTTGTGTCTTTCTCTGTGCAACTTTGACTTCTCTAGCAGTTGAAATGAATCATACAATGGTTAAAACACCTTCTGTTGCCTTTTCCTCGAATCTTGTAGACCTGAAGTTATTAAATGTTGATATAGAAGATGAGGGGTTTTTCAAATGGATCTCATGTTCCTGCAAATTCATCAAGGAAATATATCTTTGTGATATTAGTATAACTGCTAATATCATCATCAAGAGCTCGTCTCTGGAAAAGTTTGGATATGTGGACGGTGGAAGGTTTACACCGAGCCATTTTAACATCTCAGGCGAGAAACTTGAAATCATAAATATTACCTGGATGCTTAATTTACCTGGTGACAAGTCGTTAAATATTTTTGCTCCAAGACTCAAAGATTTATGTTGGAGGGGGAGTCGGGTAAATCAGGGAAACCTGGGACCTCTAGAATGTTTAGAAAAGGCTGTTATTTGCCTGGAGCCTAAAGCAGATGACTCTGACAAACTGATTAAGCATTTTTACAGTTTACGCAGGGTTGAACGTCTTGTTTTAAATGCAGCGACCTTTAAG GCTTTGTTCAGGGAAGGGTACACGCATGCTCAATTTGATCGTCTTTTTTATTTGGAATTGAATCTAAGGAGCTTTTCTGATGATATCTTTCCTGCAGTGGTCTCTCTATTAAGAGGATTGCATAATTTGTGTACTTTATACATAAGTTGTTTTGCTGTCCCAAGTTCTAAGGACCCTCAACCCAAT TTATCTGGGTTTGATAAGGAATACTGGAAGCTGCAGAATCTGGATTTTATTGATCAGATTAAGGAGGTTACCATAGTGCTGGATGGGTCTAGTAACGGGATTGAGTTTGCACGGTATATACTCGAGAATGCCAAGAACCTGGAGCAAATTCACTTACAACATTTATTGGATCTGCCTGATGATGCTATACAGAAGCTAAATGAAAGTGACATGTCCAGGGCAGCAGTTAATTTTGAGGAAGACTACGAGGAAGACTCCGATGAAGACTACGAGGAAGACTCCGAGGAAAACTTCGAAGAAGACATTGAGGAAGACTAA